In the genome of Nonomuraea helvata, one region contains:
- a CDS encoding MoxR family ATPase — protein sequence MSQYNYQDQFEQTAQPYQQQFEQPYQQLEQPYQQPQQSAQLAGQFAQRFQLLATNIERIIRGKHEAIELALICLFTEGHLLVEDVPGTGKTTLARSLAASVDAEWRRIQFTPDLLPSDITGVSIFNQAHQKFEFHHGPVFANIVLADEINRASPKTQAALLEVMEERRVTVDAEPHPVPRPFMVVATQNPVDMDGTYPLPEAQLDRFLMKISVGYPDHVSEVEVLKGMPTGPQVERLPVVARASDVSGMIDFASRIHVADPVYDYIVALCAATRTSPHLRLGASPRGSLALLRAARVRAAAAGRHYVVPEDVKALAEPVLAHRLILTPEAELREVTAAAALGEILAGMPVPQAA from the coding sequence TTGAGCCAGTACAACTACCAGGACCAGTTCGAGCAGACCGCACAGCCGTACCAGCAGCAGTTCGAGCAGCCGTATCAGCAGCTCGAGCAGCCTTACCAGCAGCCGCAGCAGAGCGCGCAGCTCGCCGGGCAGTTCGCCCAGCGCTTCCAGTTGCTCGCCACCAACATCGAGCGCATCATCCGCGGCAAGCACGAGGCGATCGAGCTGGCCCTGATCTGCCTGTTCACCGAGGGTCACCTGCTCGTCGAGGACGTCCCGGGCACCGGCAAGACCACGCTCGCCCGCTCACTCGCGGCCAGCGTGGACGCCGAGTGGCGGCGCATCCAGTTCACCCCCGACCTGCTGCCCAGCGACATCACCGGCGTGTCGATCTTCAACCAGGCGCACCAGAAGTTCGAGTTCCACCATGGTCCCGTCTTCGCGAACATCGTCCTCGCCGACGAGATCAACCGCGCCTCCCCGAAGACCCAGGCCGCGCTGCTCGAGGTCATGGAGGAGCGCAGGGTCACGGTGGACGCGGAGCCGCACCCGGTGCCCAGGCCGTTCATGGTGGTGGCCACGCAGAACCCGGTCGACATGGACGGCACGTACCCGCTGCCCGAGGCCCAGCTCGACCGGTTCCTGATGAAGATCTCCGTCGGCTACCCGGACCACGTCTCCGAGGTGGAGGTGCTCAAGGGCATGCCGACGGGGCCCCAGGTGGAGCGGCTGCCGGTGGTGGCACGGGCGTCGGACGTGTCCGGGATGATCGACTTCGCCTCGCGGATCCACGTGGCCGATCCGGTGTACGACTACATCGTCGCGCTGTGCGCGGCCACCCGTACGAGCCCGCACCTGCGGCTCGGGGCCAGCCCGCGAGGGAGCCTGGCGTTGCTCCGCGCGGCCAGGGTCAGGGCGGCCGCCGCCGGGCGGCACTACGTGGTGCCGGAAGACGTGAAGGCGCTGGCCGAGCCCGTGCTCGCGCATCGCCTGATCCTCACCCCCGAGGCCGAGCTGCGCGAGGTCACGGCCGCGGCCGCGCTCGGCGAGATCCTCGCCGGGATGCCGGTGCCGCAGGCGGCGTAG
- a CDS encoding DUF58 domain-containing protein: MRPSPPARLAGVLTPLGWGTLAGSVALYAAGFALGYPEPVVLATGGLLALAAALAWTAPRPRLEVRREVMPLKVPRGDAAVAVLNVVNLGRRGLSGLRAQDRIGASEHTVDLPRLPKGGVRTVSYPLPTDVRGEIPVGPLLLVRADPFGLTRRVRSYGSPVTLLVRPRTVALPVPPSGKAHHLEGPTSDGAPSGTVTFHTLREYVVGDDLRHVHWRSSARTGTLMVRQLIDASLPTTTVVLDTRDLTELAVDAAASVALAAARAGFPVRLLTGDGPVPDVKDPESVLDRLALVRAGTEGVTEPLRLARGGGSLVLVTVDPEEAGRAAGARRRFDRVICVYVGPGGPVAVPGVRVLPVDSLDALPLTWGAR; this comes from the coding sequence GTGCGGCCCTCGCCACCGGCCCGGCTCGCCGGGGTGCTGACCCCGCTGGGCTGGGGAACGCTCGCCGGGTCCGTCGCGCTGTACGCGGCCGGGTTCGCGCTCGGCTACCCCGAGCCCGTCGTGCTCGCCACCGGCGGCCTGCTCGCGCTGGCCGCCGCGCTCGCCTGGACCGCCCCCAGGCCCAGGCTGGAGGTGCGGCGAGAGGTCATGCCGCTGAAGGTGCCGCGCGGGGACGCCGCCGTGGCCGTCCTGAACGTCGTCAACCTCGGCCGCCGGGGCCTGTCCGGCCTGCGGGCCCAGGACCGGATCGGCGCGTCGGAGCACACCGTGGACCTGCCCAGGCTGCCGAAGGGCGGGGTGCGCACGGTGTCGTACCCGCTGCCGACGGACGTCCGCGGCGAGATCCCGGTGGGGCCGCTGCTGCTGGTCCGGGCCGACCCGTTCGGGCTCACGCGCCGCGTCAGGTCGTACGGGTCGCCCGTCACCCTCCTGGTACGGCCCCGCACGGTCGCGCTCCCCGTCCCCCCGTCCGGCAAGGCCCACCACCTGGAGGGCCCCACCAGCGACGGCGCGCCGAGCGGCACGGTCACCTTCCACACCCTGCGCGAGTACGTGGTCGGCGACGACCTGCGCCACGTCCACTGGCGCTCCAGCGCCCGCACGGGAACGCTCATGGTCCGCCAGCTCATCGACGCCAGCCTGCCCACCACCACGGTGGTCCTGGACACCCGGGACCTCACGGAGCTGGCCGTGGACGCCGCCGCCTCGGTCGCACTGGCCGCCGCCAGGGCCGGTTTCCCGGTACGCCTCCTCACCGGTGACGGCCCCGTCCCGGACGTCAAGGACCCGGAGAGCGTGCTGGACCGCCTGGCCCTGGTACGGGCGGGCACGGAAGGCGTCACGGAGCCGTTGCGGCTGGCACGTGGGGGCGGCTCCCTGGTGCTGGTCACGGTGGACCCCGAGGAGGCCGGCCGCGCGGCCGGTGCGCGCCGGCGCTTCGACCGGGTGATCTGCGTGTACGTCGGTCCCGGCGGACCGGTCGCGGTCCCGGGGGTCCGGGTCCTCCCGGTCGACTCCCTGGACGCGCTCCCGCTCACGTGGGGGGCCCGATGA
- a CDS encoding DUF3488 and transglutaminase-like domain-containing protein: MAAIAGTAGWGFHRVFPGTELLIAVVPAAIAPAVVAALVRRRPLWLALALDLVLWLAGTVPLYKGLQPTVFADVANSWPALLTTLLPAQPEPHLLVLVHTLVWAAATIGAETMARTRTRIAAAVPALLVFGAALLLGVDGEGSNLPVAGALFVLIAALAILREDRSPVWLLAGLPAAAALAALALVVGPLLPIAARPYNPRDDADLPPPARVDSVSPLDRVSAWLQIPDRELFTVKADKPLNWRLAVLDRYDGVRWTTGARFQPTGGRVPEGDWTGKVDVVRQKVTFVGLPGTWLPAAERPEQVSGVRGLAVDPESGALLAAERPAKGTGYEVTSRVPKPTKDELLAATPVHDPGLTAFPAGPQQRLFRKLAQEATKGATTPITQAYRLQKYLRTNAGYDVTAPPGHSLKGLEFFLQTTHRGTSEQFATAFALMARTLGLPSRVVVGFRPGEASGGMYHVKSGHVMAWAEIKFDKLGWRPFYPTPGRSGAKDDHDVVSSAIEESEELEGEFTQGGSDRPKTSQPQATGNGGEPESGPATWVVVSVAGGALLAAYAGVVVALPWWRRRRRRRAQGPEQRVLGAWRQTCDDLGLKGEDALTAADVVARQSAEISPHIFALAEISNFVRYAPDAVTEDAATAAWQRSDAIRRAVRARTPLTTRLLNRLLLR, encoded by the coding sequence GTGGCGGCCATCGCGGGCACGGCAGGTTGGGGGTTCCATCGCGTCTTCCCCGGCACCGAGCTCCTGATCGCCGTCGTCCCGGCGGCCATCGCCCCCGCCGTGGTCGCCGCGCTCGTCCGCAGGCGCCCCCTGTGGCTGGCCCTGGCCCTCGACCTGGTTCTTTGGCTCGCCGGCACCGTCCCTCTCTACAAGGGCCTCCAGCCGACCGTCTTCGCCGACGTGGCGAACTCGTGGCCCGCCCTGCTCACCACCCTCCTCCCCGCCCAGCCCGAGCCGCACCTCCTCGTCCTCGTCCACACCCTGGTCTGGGCGGCCGCCACCATCGGGGCCGAGACCATGGCGAGGACCCGCACCAGGATCGCGGCCGCCGTCCCCGCCCTCCTCGTCTTCGGCGCGGCGCTGCTCCTGGGCGTGGACGGCGAGGGGTCGAACCTGCCGGTGGCGGGCGCGCTGTTCGTGCTCATTGCCGCCCTGGCGATCCTGCGCGAGGACCGCTCCCCGGTCTGGCTGCTCGCCGGGCTGCCGGCCGCCGCCGCGCTGGCCGCGCTGGCGCTGGTCGTGGGCCCGCTGCTGCCGATCGCCGCCCGCCCGTACAACCCCCGCGACGACGCCGACCTCCCCCCGCCCGCACGCGTCGACAGCGTCAGCCCGCTGGACCGGGTCTCGGCGTGGCTGCAGATTCCCGACAGGGAGCTGTTCACCGTCAAGGCCGACAAGCCACTCAACTGGCGGCTGGCCGTGCTCGACCGGTACGACGGCGTCCGGTGGACCACCGGCGCCCGCTTCCAGCCCACCGGCGGCCGGGTCCCCGAAGGCGACTGGACGGGCAAGGTGGACGTCGTACGCCAGAAGGTGACGTTCGTCGGCCTCCCGGGCACCTGGCTGCCCGCGGCCGAGCGGCCCGAGCAGGTCAGCGGCGTACGAGGGCTGGCGGTGGACCCCGAGAGCGGGGCGCTGCTGGCGGCCGAGAGACCCGCCAAGGGGACGGGCTACGAGGTGACCTCGCGTGTCCCCAAGCCGACCAAGGACGAGCTGCTCGCGGCCACGCCCGTGCACGACCCGGGCCTGACCGCGTTCCCCGCCGGACCGCAGCAGCGGCTGTTCCGCAAGCTCGCCCAGGAGGCCACCAAGGGCGCGACCACGCCGATCACGCAGGCGTACCGGCTGCAGAAGTACCTGCGCACCAACGCCGGCTACGACGTCACCGCGCCGCCCGGGCACTCGCTGAAGGGGCTGGAGTTCTTCCTGCAGACGACGCATCGGGGCACGTCGGAGCAGTTCGCGACCGCGTTCGCGCTCATGGCCAGGACGCTCGGGCTGCCCTCGCGGGTGGTGGTGGGGTTCCGGCCGGGGGAGGCGTCCGGCGGGATGTACCACGTCAAGTCGGGGCATGTGATGGCGTGGGCGGAGATCAAGTTCGACAAGCTGGGCTGGCGGCCGTTCTACCCCACGCCGGGCCGGAGCGGCGCCAAGGACGACCATGACGTCGTGTCATCGGCCATCGAGGAGAGCGAGGAGCTGGAGGGCGAGTTCACGCAGGGCGGGAGCGACCGGCCGAAGACGTCTCAGCCGCAGGCCACGGGCAACGGTGGGGAGCCCGAGAGCGGCCCGGCGACGTGGGTGGTCGTGTCGGTGGCGGGCGGGGCGCTGCTGGCGGCGTACGCGGGCGTGGTGGTGGCGCTGCCGTGGTGGCGCAGGCGCAGACGCCGCCGGGCCCAGGGGCCCGAGCAGCGGGTGCTCGGCGCGTGGCGGCAGACGTGCGACGACCTGGGCCTGAAGGGCGAGGACGCCCTGACCGCCGCAGACGTCGTCGCCCGGCAATCAGCCGAAATATCGCCACACATCTTTGCGTTGGCGGAAATTTCCAACTTCGTCAGGTACGCCCCCGACGCCGTCACCGAGGACGCCGCCACCGCGGCCTGGCAGCGCAGCGACGCCATCCGCAGGGCCGTACGCGCCAGGACGCCTCTCACCACCCGCCTGCTCAACCGCCTCCTCCTGCGATGA
- a CDS encoding winged helix DNA-binding domain-containing protein, with amino-acid sequence MRSVEAQLLHRPPGLAAGEVVRRLGAMQAQDVPAALLAFRARSATLTRQDVEAAWHGREIVRTWGPRGTLHFVHADDLPWLHALTRRATNTLRRLREEGVTGDDLPALIGRALEDQGPLTKAELEERLAGRARGQGVVHLVALAAYHGLAVLGPLRRGKPTYVHAADWLGAPIAPEPDRDRALRELATRYRRAHHPAEPEDLAAWSGLPLGEARAAWSLSAAGPPPAEEKPVVRLAPAFDEYLMGWRSRDPILAAEHARKVFPGGGVLRPVVLVGGVIRGVWGRRGAQVSVEPFDELPGGLLDAEIAAEIAAEVAGEIADVRRFLQ; translated from the coding sequence ATGAGAAGCGTCGAGGCCCAGCTCCTGCACCGCCCGCCGGGCCTGGCCGCGGGCGAGGTCGTCAGGCGGCTGGGGGCGATGCAGGCCCAGGACGTCCCCGCCGCCCTGCTCGCCTTCCGCGCCCGCTCCGCCACCCTCACCAGGCAGGACGTCGAGGCCGCCTGGCACGGACGCGAGATCGTCAGGACCTGGGGCCCGCGCGGCACGCTGCACTTCGTGCACGCCGACGACCTCCCCTGGCTGCACGCCCTCACCCGGCGCGCCACGAACACCCTGCGCCGCCTCCGCGAGGAGGGCGTCACCGGCGACGACCTGCCCGCGCTCATCGGCCGCGCCCTCGAGGATCAGGGCCCGCTCACCAAGGCCGAGCTGGAGGAGCGCCTGGCAGGCCGGGCCCGCGGCCAGGGCGTCGTGCACCTGGTGGCGCTGGCCGCGTACCACGGCCTGGCCGTCCTGGGCCCGCTCCGCCGGGGCAAGCCCACGTACGTGCACGCCGCCGACTGGCTGGGCGCCCCGATCGCCCCCGAGCCCGACCGCGACCGGGCGCTCAGGGAGCTGGCCACCCGCTACCGCCGCGCCCACCACCCCGCCGAGCCCGAGGACCTGGCCGCCTGGTCGGGACTGCCGCTGGGCGAGGCCCGCGCCGCCTGGAGCCTGAGCGCCGCCGGCCCGCCGCCCGCCGAGGAGAAGCCGGTGGTACGGCTGGCGCCCGCCTTCGACGAGTACCTGATGGGCTGGCGCAGCCGCGACCCGATCCTGGCGGCCGAGCACGCACGGAAGGTGTTCCCCGGCGGGGGCGTGCTGCGGCCCGTCGTGCTGGTGGGCGGCGTGATCAGGGGCGTGTGGGGGCGGAGGGGCGCGCAGGTGAGCGTGGAGCCGTTCGACGAGCTTCCCGGAGGTCTCCTCGACGCCGAGATCGCCGCCGAGATCGCCGCCGAGGTCGCCGGCGAGATCGCCGACGTGCGCCGCTTCCTGCAATGA
- a CDS encoding RNA polymerase sigma factor, translating to MTGETIATQVPWAARAPGALDGEGFAEAFDAHFGEIHAYVAQRLGPDNAEDVVAETFLTAFRKRGHYDPSRASVRAWLYGIATNLIGKHRRLEARTLRALGRCGPEPESPGHEDSVAVRVSAQSLRPELAAALAELDRRDRDVLLLVALAGLSHEEIATALGIPYGTVGSRLSRARKKLRAQLGEVLVHG from the coding sequence ATGACGGGGGAGACGATCGCGACCCAGGTGCCCTGGGCGGCCCGCGCGCCCGGCGCCCTGGACGGGGAGGGGTTCGCCGAGGCGTTCGACGCCCACTTCGGCGAGATCCACGCCTACGTCGCCCAGCGGCTCGGCCCGGACAACGCGGAGGACGTCGTCGCCGAGACATTCCTGACGGCGTTCCGCAAACGCGGGCACTACGACCCGTCCCGCGCGAGCGTGCGAGCCTGGCTGTACGGGATCGCCACGAACCTCATCGGCAAGCACCGCCGCCTGGAGGCCCGCACCCTGCGCGCGCTCGGACGCTGCGGCCCCGAGCCGGAGTCCCCCGGGCACGAGGACTCGGTCGCGGTCCGCGTCAGCGCCCAGAGCCTGCGCCCGGAGCTGGCCGCCGCCCTGGCCGAGCTGGACCGCCGCGACCGCGACGTCCTGCTGCTCGTCGCGCTCGCCGGGCTGAGCCACGAGGAGATCGCCACCGCGCTCGGCATCCCGTACGGCACCGTCGGGTCCCGCCTGAGCCGGGCGAGGAAGAAGCTGCGCGCCCAGCTCGGGGAGGTGCTAGTCCATGGATGA
- a CDS encoding heparinase II/III domain-containing protein: MFWRARTTSGRAICLSDQFPAIKVEEVMRGQVTFVGRPPVELGTDVDWTANPHGNRSWALNLHALRWMGRLVAEYERSGDRAYLDRASDLAEQWIRGNPRGRPHISPWAWAEHAVALRAPALVCLSEHVRTPLLWESLAEHGEILADSALYRAGHNHGLDQDIALLVVGCRLGRARWRDLAVRRMTASAELAIDEQGVLQEQAPRYGLYVHRRLGVALRAIGESGAEPPQALIARRKALEAYVAHATQPDGCLAPIGDSPADARADGFPHEGPVVRVFDGGYVFGRTAWDDPGSAFYSIRFGPGRRLHGHEDHLGVTYSAQGRRILVEAGFHSYERTGYAEWTRSPEAHNVPIAEGVFRPGTPTRLVGSSVGPSCQSFELADDAYGPERTRRVRVDHGPDLMAVHDSVARGTLRSLWHFDPSLKVVARRDGAVVLGAGDWRVTLLQFPGPGMAVRPGLISTGYLRTAEVVTVLSPPAAGVLTVIVPGAADPRVSVSDDTLTVHTPGGPVTLHRPYIL, encoded by the coding sequence GTGTTCTGGCGTGCCCGCACGACCTCAGGCAGGGCCATCTGCCTGAGCGACCAGTTTCCCGCGATCAAGGTGGAGGAGGTGATGCGAGGGCAGGTCACGTTCGTCGGCCGGCCGCCGGTCGAGCTGGGCACGGACGTCGACTGGACCGCGAACCCGCACGGCAACCGCTCCTGGGCGCTGAACCTGCACGCGCTGCGCTGGATGGGCCGCCTGGTCGCCGAGTACGAGCGCTCGGGCGATCGCGCGTACCTCGACCGGGCCTCCGACCTGGCCGAGCAGTGGATCCGCGGGAACCCGCGCGGCCGCCCCCACATCAGCCCGTGGGCGTGGGCCGAGCACGCGGTCGCGTTACGCGCCCCGGCGCTCGTGTGCCTGAGCGAGCACGTGCGGACCCCGCTGCTCTGGGAGAGCCTGGCCGAGCACGGCGAGATCCTGGCCGACTCCGCCCTCTACCGCGCGGGCCACAACCACGGGCTGGACCAGGACATCGCGCTGCTGGTGGTCGGCTGCCGGCTCGGCCGGGCGCGCTGGCGCGACCTCGCCGTCCGCAGGATGACCGCCTCGGCCGAGCTGGCCATCGACGAACAGGGCGTGCTCCAGGAGCAGGCCCCCCGCTACGGCCTGTACGTGCACCGCCGGCTCGGCGTGGCGCTGCGGGCGATCGGCGAGAGCGGCGCGGAGCCGCCTCAGGCATTGATCGCCCGGCGGAAGGCGCTGGAGGCGTACGTGGCGCACGCCACCCAGCCCGACGGCTGCCTCGCCCCCATCGGCGACAGCCCCGCCGACGCCCGCGCGGACGGCTTTCCGCACGAGGGGCCGGTGGTGCGGGTGTTCGACGGCGGGTACGTCTTCGGCAGGACCGCCTGGGACGACCCGGGCTCGGCCTTCTACTCGATCAGGTTCGGCCCCGGCCGGCGGCTGCACGGGCACGAGGACCACCTGGGCGTCACCTACAGCGCCCAGGGCCGGCGGATCCTGGTCGAGGCCGGGTTCCACTCCTACGAGCGGACCGGGTACGCGGAATGGACCCGCTCACCCGAGGCGCACAACGTGCCGATCGCGGAGGGCGTCTTCCGCCCCGGCACCCCCACGCGGCTCGTCGGCTCGTCCGTCGGGCCGTCGTGCCAGAGCTTCGAGCTGGCCGACGACGCCTACGGGCCGGAGAGGACCCGGCGCGTCCGCGTCGACCACGGGCCCGACCTGATGGCCGTGCACGACTCCGTCGCCCGTGGAACCCTGCGCAGCCTCTGGCACTTCGACCCCTCGCTCAAGGTGGTCGCGCGCCGCGACGGCGCGGTGGTGCTCGGGGCGGGGGACTGGCGGGTGACACTTCTGCAGTTCCCCGGGCCGGGGATGGCGGTGCGGCCGGGGCTGATCTCGACGGGCTACCTGCGTACCGCCGAGGTGGTGACCGTGCTGTCGCCTCCCGCGGCAGGCGTGCTCACCGTGATCGTGCCCGGCGCCGCCGACCCCCGCGTGTCGGTCTCGGACGACACGCTGACCGTCCACACCCCGGGCGGCCCCGTCACGCTCCACCGGCCGTACATCTTGTGA
- a CDS encoding Clp protease N-terminal domain-containing protein, translating into MPKINVYLPDELAEAVKQAGVPVSAVCQRALEQAVRRVTAIRETVLADLDLEEPTGALTHLTGRARTVLKLAAEQARAEGAASVGTEHLLGGMLSEGANLALRVLAVMDIQPEQVKRDLAQRHQAAAGTETPQSFSGPAANALEFAVTEATSLGHNYVGCEHLLLGLVAEPDGTAGQVLRALGADPRLTRRAVTAALAGYVHLRAQTQQGGPAAQGGDQLAALATVVKNELQSIAQRLERLERHAGLDG; encoded by the coding sequence ATGCCAAAGATCAACGTTTACCTGCCGGACGAACTGGCGGAGGCCGTCAAGCAGGCCGGCGTGCCGGTGTCGGCCGTCTGCCAGCGAGCGCTGGAGCAGGCGGTGCGCAGGGTGACCGCCATCAGGGAGACCGTCCTGGCGGATCTCGACCTGGAGGAGCCGACGGGCGCGCTGACCCACCTGACGGGGCGGGCGCGCACCGTGCTCAAGCTCGCCGCCGAACAGGCCCGCGCCGAGGGGGCCGCGAGCGTCGGGACCGAGCACCTGCTCGGCGGAATGCTGAGCGAGGGCGCCAACCTGGCGCTGCGCGTCCTGGCCGTCATGGACATCCAGCCCGAACAGGTCAAACGCGACCTCGCGCAGCGCCACCAGGCCGCGGCGGGCACCGAGACGCCGCAGAGCTTCAGCGGCCCGGCGGCCAACGCGCTCGAGTTCGCCGTCACGGAGGCCACCTCGCTGGGCCACAACTACGTCGGCTGCGAACACCTCCTGCTGGGCCTGGTCGCCGAGCCGGACGGCACCGCCGGCCAGGTCCTGCGCGCGCTGGGCGCCGACCCCAGGCTCACGCGGCGCGCCGTGACCGCGGCCCTTGCCGGCTACGTCCACCTCCGCGCCCAGACCCAGCAGGGCGGCCCTGCCGCCCAGGGCGGGGATCAGCTCGCGGCGCTGGCCACCGTGGTCAAGAACGAGCTGCAGTCGATCGCGCAGCGCCTCGAGCGCCTGGAACGGCACGCCGGCCTCGACGGCTGA
- the corA gene encoding magnesium/cobalt transporter CorA, with amino-acid sequence MARVKGFRRSGEVREEAPEHSMDPRAAEERPYRPTVIDNAIYRSGERVDNPGSLADAFERLKQMPESMAWIGLYRPKEWELVKLGEEFELHELALEDAIVGSQRPKADRYGDTLFVVLRAARYLDDVEEVAFGEVHVFVGPNFVITVRHAEAPDLQAVRKRMESDPELLQQGPQAVLYAILDAVVDGYAPVVAGLQKDIEEIEVQVFGGDPSVSRRVYELSGEVIEFQRATAPLVGMLHALIAGAPKYGVNDELQSYLRDVADHAITVAERISSFRTMLQNILVVNSTLVTQAQNAEMARMTEASIQQGEEVKKISAWAAILFAPTLVGTIYGMNFDFMPETHWVFGYPFAIVLMAAVCLTLYLVFKRRNWL; translated from the coding sequence ATGGCCAGGGTGAAGGGCTTCAGGCGCAGCGGTGAGGTACGCGAGGAGGCGCCTGAGCACTCGATGGACCCGCGCGCCGCAGAGGAGCGGCCGTACCGGCCGACCGTCATCGACAACGCGATCTACCGGAGCGGCGAGCGCGTCGACAACCCCGGCTCGCTCGCCGACGCCTTCGAGCGGCTCAAGCAGATGCCGGAGAGCATGGCCTGGATCGGCCTCTACCGGCCGAAGGAGTGGGAGCTGGTCAAGCTCGGCGAGGAGTTCGAGCTGCACGAGCTGGCGCTGGAGGACGCCATCGTCGGCTCCCAGCGGCCCAAGGCCGACCGCTACGGCGACACGCTCTTCGTGGTGCTGCGCGCCGCTCGCTACCTGGACGATGTGGAGGAGGTCGCGTTCGGGGAGGTCCACGTCTTCGTCGGGCCCAACTTCGTGATCACCGTGCGCCACGCGGAGGCGCCCGACCTGCAGGCCGTACGCAAGCGCATGGAGTCGGACCCCGAGCTGCTCCAGCAGGGCCCGCAGGCGGTGCTCTACGCCATCCTCGACGCGGTGGTCGACGGCTACGCGCCGGTGGTGGCCGGCCTCCAGAAGGACATCGAGGAGATCGAGGTCCAGGTCTTCGGCGGCGACCCCTCGGTGTCGCGGCGCGTCTACGAGCTGTCCGGCGAGGTGATCGAGTTCCAGCGGGCCACGGCACCGCTGGTGGGCATGTTGCACGCGCTCATCGCAGGGGCGCCCAAGTACGGCGTCAACGACGAACTGCAGAGCTACCTGCGTGACGTGGCCGACCACGCGATCACCGTGGCCGAGCGGATCTCGTCCTTCCGGACGATGCTGCAGAACATCCTGGTGGTCAACTCGACGCTGGTGACGCAGGCGCAGAACGCGGAGATGGCCCGGATGACGGAGGCGAGCATCCAGCAGGGCGAGGAGGTCAAGAAGATCTCCGCCTGGGCCGCCATCCTCTTCGCCCCGACCCTGGTCGGGACCATTTATGGGATGAACTTCGACTTCATGCCCGAAACGCATTGGGTGTTCGGGTACCCGTTCGCGATCGTGCTGATGGCGGCCGTCTGCTTGACGCTTTACTTGGTCTTCAAGAGGCGGAACTGGCTCTGA
- a CDS encoding nuclear transport factor 2 family protein: protein MNDQHVALIRAFFDALGRADLAAMERCYHPEVSFGDPIFLEVEGRDRVMRMWRLQLGVRDGLKSAYRDVTADDYTGSAHWTSRYTFASTGREVVNEIDALFRFEDDLIVRHHDEFDFKRWSKMALGRPHGLLFGWTPMWRKTIRDRAAQRLDELS from the coding sequence GTGAACGATCAGCACGTGGCGCTCATCCGCGCTTTCTTCGACGCCCTGGGCCGCGCGGACCTCGCGGCCATGGAGCGCTGCTATCACCCTGAGGTCAGCTTCGGCGATCCGATCTTCCTGGAGGTCGAAGGGCGCGACAGGGTGATGAGGATGTGGCGGCTCCAGCTCGGCGTGCGCGACGGGCTGAAATCCGCATATCGTGACGTAACGGCCGACGATTACACCGGGAGCGCGCACTGGACGTCGCGGTACACGTTCGCCAGCACGGGGCGCGAGGTCGTGAACGAGATCGACGCGCTGTTCAGGTTCGAGGACGATCTGATCGTCCGCCATCACGACGAATTCGACTTCAAGCGCTGGTCGAAGATGGCGCTCGGGAGGCCGCACGGGCTGCTGTTCGGGTGGACGCCGATGTGGCGCAAGACCATCAGGGACCGCGCCGCACAACGACTCGACGAGCTCTCGTAA
- a CDS encoding amidohydrolase family protein — MATEQHSDAQVPDWWRGLGLPGLIDLHVHFLPERMERRVWHHFRHGGPLMGNGWKIEYGWPVEERVERLRAMGVRKFPALAYAHRPDMAADLNTWTLDFARRTPECLPSATFYPEPGVVAYVRRALEDGARIFKVHLQVGGFDPRAAELDEVWGLLADAGVPVVTHASSVPVPGGHIGAEPIGGVLRRHPRLRVVIAHLGMPEYDPFFELAARYERVMLDTTMAFTDFAEVGMPFPARLRPPLVELGLSGKVVLGTDFPTIPYPYAHQLDALARLGLGDDWLRAVCWDNGAAVV; from the coding sequence GTGGCCACAGAACAACATTCTGACGCCCAGGTGCCGGACTGGTGGCGGGGGCTGGGCCTGCCCGGCCTGATCGACCTGCACGTGCACTTCCTGCCGGAGCGGATGGAGCGCCGCGTGTGGCACCACTTCCGGCACGGTGGCCCGCTGATGGGGAACGGCTGGAAGATCGAGTACGGGTGGCCGGTGGAGGAGCGGGTCGAGCGGCTGCGGGCGATGGGCGTACGGAAGTTCCCCGCTCTCGCCTACGCCCACAGGCCCGACATGGCGGCCGACCTCAACACCTGGACACTGGATTTCGCCCGCCGTACACCTGAATGCCTTCCTTCGGCGACGTTCTACCCCGAGCCTGGGGTCGTGGCGTACGTGCGCCGAGCGCTGGAGGACGGCGCCCGGATCTTCAAGGTGCACCTGCAGGTCGGCGGGTTCGACCCGCGGGCCGCCGAGCTGGACGAGGTCTGGGGGCTGCTGGCGGACGCGGGCGTGCCGGTGGTGACGCACGCCAGTTCGGTGCCCGTGCCGGGCGGCCACATCGGGGCGGAGCCGATCGGCGGGGTGCTGCGCAGGCATCCGCGGCTGCGGGTGGTGATCGCGCATCTGGGGATGCCGGAGTACGACCCGTTCTTCGAGCTGGCCGCCCGCTACGAACGGGTCATGCTGGACACCACGATGGCCTTCACCGACTTCGCCGAGGTAGGTATGCCGTTCCCCGCGCGATTGCGGCCGCCGTTGGTTGAACTTGGTCTTTCCGGGAAAGTGGTGCTCGGCACTGACTTTCCAACAATTCCCTACCCCTACGCCCATCAACTGGACGCCCTCGCCCGGCTGGGGCTGGGGGATGACTGGTTGCGGGCAGTCTGCTGGGACAACGGCGCGGCCGTGGTCTGA